The following coding sequences lie in one Pseudoalteromonas sp. Scap06 genomic window:
- a CDS encoding FliH/SctL family protein has product MSQAFRFPTLNKNEQHQTLQERLDAAQRVGLQQGFEKGLAQGATDKQSELEQQMEQQIELRVAERLEAQKTQLIERFNTLFDKANNELLNFNDEFKQDLALMISTLAEHVIDCELKVRPEIRAQLIEKAINLLSNRDVVTKIMFSGADRHFFDDARLAEFSVPTYFDEALISGDVELVAEQQTHRFSFSERLQSLLDEVIPEILKAQPHD; this is encoded by the coding sequence ATGAGTCAAGCATTTAGGTTTCCCACTTTAAATAAAAATGAGCAACATCAAACGCTGCAAGAGCGTTTAGATGCTGCTCAGCGTGTTGGTTTACAGCAGGGCTTTGAAAAAGGTCTTGCGCAGGGGGCAACCGATAAGCAAAGTGAGTTAGAGCAACAAATGGAGCAACAAATAGAGCTACGGGTTGCTGAACGTCTTGAAGCGCAAAAAACACAGCTTATTGAACGTTTTAACACTTTATTTGATAAAGCTAATAATGAGCTACTTAACTTTAATGATGAGTTTAAACAAGACCTTGCCTTAATGATAAGTACCTTGGCTGAGCACGTTATTGACTGCGAGCTAAAAGTACGCCCCGAAATACGCGCGCAGCTTATTGAAAAAGCCATTAACTTGCTTAGCAATCGCGATGTAGTAACAAAAATTATGTTCTCAGGGGCTGATCGTCACTTTTTCGATGATGCACGTTTAGCTGAGTTTTCGGTGCCGACTTACTTTGATGAGGCTCTGATCAGTGGAGACGTTGAACTGGTGGCAGAGCAACAAACACATCGATTTTCTTTTTCAGAGCGATTACAAAGCCTTTTGGATGAAGTGATACCTGAAATTTTAAAAGCGCAACCGCATGACTAA
- a CDS encoding FliG C-terminal domain-containing protein, whose protein sequence is MNQEKLDKGSQLPALDRAAILLLSMGEENAASVIRKLGRREVQAISERMAKISNVTQQDVAGTLSEFFDCYRNESGVNGASRVYLERALDKAVGRKLAKTMLDDIYGGAMNDDLRRLEWIPPELIVRFLDQEHVQMQALFLAFLPPEQASAIIVLFPESKHDDLLYRIASLREVSEHVIDDVRLTLESCIEFVGRQVGAQVNGVDKAVEIMNRYNGNKSQIIELMKKHNTNVADEIQEKMYDFDGLIKQTDETLTLLLNDIPDELWTMSLKGVNSEFLARVLGALPKRLAQVYQQQIDGLSAQPLSKVIAARKEIMSIVRDMSKQGDIEYRLFEEETAG, encoded by the coding sequence TTGAATCAAGAAAAGCTTGATAAAGGCTCACAATTACCGGCGTTAGATCGCGCCGCTATTTTATTGCTAAGCATGGGCGAAGAAAATGCCGCCAGTGTTATTCGTAAATTAGGCCGCCGTGAAGTACAGGCTATTTCTGAGCGCATGGCTAAAATTTCAAATGTTACTCAACAGGATGTTGCAGGCACCTTGAGTGAATTTTTTGATTGTTACCGCAATGAAAGTGGTGTCAATGGCGCGTCGCGTGTGTATTTAGAGCGAGCACTTGATAAAGCCGTCGGCCGTAAGCTTGCCAAAACTATGCTTGATGATATTTATGGTGGTGCAATGAATGACGATTTACGTCGTTTAGAGTGGATCCCGCCAGAGCTTATAGTACGCTTTTTAGATCAGGAACATGTGCAAATGCAGGCGCTGTTTTTGGCCTTTTTACCCCCAGAGCAAGCCTCAGCCATTATTGTACTGTTTCCAGAATCGAAGCATGATGATTTACTGTACCGTATTGCCAGCCTTCGTGAAGTGAGCGAACACGTTATTGATGATGTGCGTTTAACGCTTGAATCGTGTATTGAATTTGTTGGCCGCCAAGTAGGTGCACAAGTGAATGGTGTCGATAAAGCGGTAGAAATTATGAATCGTTACAACGGTAATAAGAGCCAAATTATCGAACTCATGAAAAAACATAACACTAACGTAGCTGATGAAATACAAGAGAAAATGTACGACTTTGATGGCTTAATTAAGCAAACAGACGAGACACTAACCTTGTTGCTTAATGACATTCCAGATGAGTTATGGACGATGTCGTTAAAGGGTGTAAACAGTGAGTTTTTAGCGCGTGTTTTAGGTGCATTACCTAAACGTTTAGCGCAGGTGTACCAACAACAAATTGATGGTTTAAGCGCGCAACCACTGAGCAAAGTGATTGCCGCCAGAAAAGAAATTATGTCGATAGTAAGAGACATGAGCAAACAAGGTGATATTGAATATCGCTTATTTGAAGAAGAGACCGCAGGCTAA
- the fliF gene encoding flagellar basal-body MS-ring/collar protein FliF — protein sequence MKGELAKVPEQNESNLKERVVNLSNKLNFGNSGDRSVATIALLATLVAATIVLILWTSAKNYVPLYGNQESYDKANILEILDKEQITFRIDTDSGNILVPQEKLADARITLAARGIKASMPEGIENISDKVSMGTSQFIESMQYQHALEGELARTIINMQGIRNARVHLAVPKRSLFVGRTEQKTAASVMVDLAPGHELKPEQVEAIIALIIGSVPGLDSRSVSVVDQRGKLLSGDLFDTTPVGKETDKKLAFIEKVERNIEQRASIMLLPILGEGNFRIQVSSDVDFSVVEETREMVDPQNVLTQEFIKSDSTLDQLAAGIPGSLANEPPVPNEQAEDENNERTSQRSESKRQFENGRSVTHTQFEVGRIKNMSLSVLINEQVAGTADGWSEAKLASLGEMVKKATGFNDARGDQFNITSFAFVEQKILAPGEGLEWWQMPELKEYARYIVGTLISLLLILFGVRPLVNHLIKGKSSEANNAMATADNEVKSASATERQSSPLDDAINAKSQIENLTAKEGESEHQNMSLPQIGNDFEEQIAHMQLLANKETERVTSVIKYWVEQGVEIESRKA from the coding sequence ATGAAAGGAGAATTAGCAAAAGTACCTGAGCAAAATGAGAGTAACCTAAAAGAAAGAGTGGTTAATCTCTCAAACAAATTAAACTTCGGCAACTCAGGTGACAGAAGTGTTGCAACTATTGCATTGTTAGCCACCTTAGTGGCGGCGACCATAGTCCTTATTTTATGGACCTCGGCTAAAAACTACGTACCGCTTTACGGTAATCAAGAAAGCTATGATAAAGCCAATATTTTAGAAATTTTAGATAAAGAACAAATCACGTTCCGCATTGATACCGACAGCGGTAATATTTTAGTGCCACAAGAAAAACTGGCTGATGCGCGAATCACGCTTGCGGCTAGAGGAATAAAAGCCTCTATGCCTGAGGGTATTGAGAATATTAGCGACAAAGTGTCTATGGGCACTAGTCAATTTATCGAATCTATGCAATACCAGCATGCCTTAGAAGGTGAGTTGGCACGCACCATTATTAACATGCAAGGCATACGTAATGCGCGCGTGCACTTGGCAGTCCCCAAGCGTAGCTTGTTTGTTGGTCGTACAGAGCAAAAAACCGCAGCGTCTGTGATGGTTGATTTAGCGCCAGGGCATGAGCTTAAACCAGAGCAAGTGGAAGCCATTATTGCACTGATTATTGGCAGTGTGCCTGGGCTTGATTCTCGTTCTGTGTCGGTGGTGGATCAGCGTGGTAAATTACTCAGCGGCGACTTATTTGATACCACCCCAGTAGGCAAAGAAACCGATAAAAAGCTCGCCTTTATTGAAAAAGTTGAGCGCAATATAGAGCAACGCGCCTCTATAATGTTGTTGCCAATTTTGGGTGAAGGTAATTTTAGAATTCAGGTTTCCAGTGATGTTGATTTTAGCGTGGTAGAAGAAACACGTGAAATGGTTGATCCACAAAATGTATTAACCCAAGAGTTTATTAAATCAGATAGCACCTTAGATCAACTGGCGGCGGGCATTCCTGGCTCTTTAGCTAATGAGCCACCTGTGCCTAATGAACAAGCTGAAGATGAAAACAACGAGCGTACTTCACAACGAAGTGAGAGTAAGCGACAGTTTGAAAATGGTCGCTCAGTGACTCACACCCAATTTGAAGTAGGCCGTATTAAAAACATGAGCTTATCAGTACTTATTAATGAGCAAGTAGCTGGAACAGCTGATGGCTGGAGCGAAGCAAAGCTCGCTTCATTAGGTGAAATGGTAAAAAAAGCCACGGGGTTTAACGACGCACGCGGCGACCAATTTAACATCACTAGCTTTGCCTTTGTAGAGCAAAAGATTTTAGCACCGGGTGAAGGCCTTGAGTGGTGGCAAATGCCCGAGCTTAAAGAGTATGCTCGTTATATTGTGGGTACTTTAATTAGTTTATTACTGATTTTATTTGGTGTGCGTCCTTTAGTTAATCACTTGATAAAAGGTAAAAGTAGCGAAGCAAACAACGCCATGGCAACCGCTGATAATGAAGTTAAATCAGCCTCTGCAACAGAAAGACAAAGCAGTCCGCTTGATGACGCCATTAATGCTAAATCGCAAATAGAAAACTTAACCGCCAAAGAAGGCGAAAGCGAACATCAAAATATGTCGTTACCGCAAATAGGCAATGACTTTGAAGAACAAATAGCGCACATGCAGTTACTTGCTAATAAAGAAACCGAGCGTGTCACGTCGGTAATAAAATATTGGGTAGAACAAGGAGTTGAAATTGAATCAAGAAAAGCTTGA
- a CDS encoding FliI/YscN family ATPase has translation MTNPLHTCLKSALKALTPPELVKSYGRLTRVNGLTLTATGGQFAMGEKYQVESVDGHWYDAEVVGFNQDEAYLMPLKKIQNLYSGGRVRPVIKNTHVAISEKLLGRVLDAQMQPIDNLGPLEQDSTKNASKLGNDYSLTPLERKGVIEPLDVGIRAINSLFSVGKGQRLGLFAGSGVGKSKLLGMMTRFTSADVVIVSLVGERGWEVKDFIEQSLGKEGLKKAIVIASPADDSPLLRIKAAELSHKLAAYFRDKNSNVLLLMDSLTRYAQAQREIGLSVGELPASKGYPPSVFSKLTQLVESSGNSEKSKGSMTAIYTVLAEGDDQQDPIADNARAILDGHIVLDRTLAEKGHYPAINIGSSISRVMPNIVSDEQLSFCYKLKKLYSRYMQVHELIPLGAYQAGKDPELDSAVNLYPQIESFLCQGLNEQVDFSQSITQLNAVMGKLNA, from the coding sequence ATGACTAACCCACTTCATACTTGCTTAAAGTCTGCGCTGAAAGCGCTAACCCCGCCTGAATTAGTTAAAAGTTATGGCCGCTTAACGCGAGTAAATGGTTTAACGCTTACCGCTACCGGTGGGCAATTTGCTATGGGTGAAAAATACCAAGTAGAAAGTGTTGATGGTCACTGGTATGACGCTGAAGTCGTAGGCTTTAATCAAGATGAAGCCTATTTAATGCCCCTGAAAAAAATACAAAATTTATATTCAGGTGGACGCGTTAGGCCAGTTATAAAAAACACTCATGTGGCTATTTCTGAAAAGTTATTAGGGCGTGTGCTCGATGCGCAAATGCAGCCGATTGATAACTTAGGCCCACTTGAACAAGACAGCACAAAAAACGCCAGTAAATTGGGTAACGATTATTCTTTAACGCCGCTGGAGCGCAAAGGCGTTATCGAGCCGTTAGATGTGGGTATTCGCGCCATTAATAGCTTATTTAGTGTGGGAAAAGGCCAGCGTTTAGGGCTATTTGCAGGTTCGGGTGTAGGTAAAAGTAAGTTGCTTGGCATGATGACCCGCTTTACCTCTGCCGATGTGGTTATTGTAAGCCTTGTCGGTGAGCGTGGTTGGGAGGTAAAAGATTTTATTGAGCAAAGCCTTGGTAAAGAAGGCTTAAAAAAAGCCATTGTAATAGCATCGCCAGCAGACGATTCTCCCTTATTGCGTATTAAAGCGGCCGAGCTTAGCCATAAATTGGCGGCCTATTTTAGAGATAAAAATTCAAATGTATTGCTGTTGATGGACTCATTAACCCGTTATGCGCAAGCACAGCGAGAAATTGGTTTATCGGTAGGTGAGCTGCCTGCATCCAAAGGATACCCGCCATCGGTATTTAGTAAATTGACTCAACTGGTCGAGAGTTCGGGTAATAGTGAAAAAAGCAAAGGCAGCATGACCGCCATTTATACAGTATTAGCTGAAGGCGATGATCAACAAGATCCAATAGCCGATAACGCCCGAGCAATTCTTGATGGCCATATAGTATTGGATCGCACCTTAGCAGAAAAGGGGCACTATCCGGCCATTAATATTGGTTCATCGATTAGCCGAGTAATGCCAAATATAGTAAGTGATGAGCAGCTAAGCTTTTGTTATAAATTGAAAAAGCTTTATAGCCGCTATATGCAAGTGCATGAGCTTATTCCTTTAGGGGCGTATCAAGCAGGTAAAGATCCGGAACTCGATAGTGCGGTAAATTTGTACCCACAAATCGAATCATTTCTATGCCAAGGGTTGAACGAACAAGTGGATTTTTCACAGTCAATAACTCAATTAAATGCAGTGATGGGTAAACTGAATGCTTAA